AAATAGTTTTCCGGTTTATCTGataggggtgaagcagtgttggttgaGGTTTTGTTGCTTGGTGTTTTGGATTCATCggtccgggattttgtgtgttggactcattggtcctgggctttggactcattggtcctggacttggtgtttcgACTCATAGGGTGAAAATGGATGCTGGATGGCATGCGTCATTAGTGTCTGTTGCTGGCTGGGTGGCGTACGACCCTGAAGGTTCTATCATCTTTGAAGGCGGCAGGAGTTTTTGGTCTGAATCTGCTTTACAGGCTGAGGCAAAGGTTATCCGAGAAGCATTAAGATGGGCTAGCGCTAATGGGATTTTTCATTTGGATGTGTTTTCTAATTGCCTACAAATCTTGCTACAGATCACGTGAGTGGAGAACAGGCACTATTTGACACAAGGAATCCTACTTGATATTTAAGCTAGTTTACCTTTCTTTCATTGTATTagttttagttttattcctagaAACTTGAATTCTGTGGTTCATCGACTAGCAAAACGAGCTATGAGATTGTAAAAATGTTTACttttacagctgccaaaaaaaaaaaaaaaaaaaaaaaaaaaaaaaaaaaaaaaaaaaaaaaaaaactcttttatACATCTAAACTATGTATAATATATGAATTGTTATGTATTTATGCCATTTTATTGAAATCCCTTGGTTTTCAATTTATATATAGTCTTAGACTAAGGTCTTCTATGACATCTCAACTTGTCTATTTCAAATATTCACTTACCACTTATCTAAAACACCCCAAAAACAGAAACAAATAAATAACTAAATGATACACccaaaaatgaaaataaataacagTTGATCAGAACTGAGTAAGTAGCAATTAGGAATGCCCAAAAGACAAAAGGTGACCCAACTAGCCACATATGGTTTTCATAATGCATAAAGGGAACCTATATTCTTCATATTCCTCCTGGAAATGAAAAAGTAGCGATATAAATAGGACTGTATAGACGTATAGTGTATACCATTAGACGACTAAATAACTTCATGTCACAACAGGTTATCGAGAAACCACCCTCCGGTAATAAGGGAATGAAAATGGCTAGCGTAAGATCATCATTGAGAATATTTACACCTAATCCCGACTTACCAGATATCGCTATATTTTTCATTCCAGTATGGGATTTGGTATCCAGCTGCAAGGATCATTCAAACATCAAATAGACATAAAAAATACCCCTTCAATTTCTCAGAAATCATAAAAAACTTGCAGGCAGTCAAACTTTGACCTAAAAACCACCAACACCAGCCATGTGCTTCTTCATGGCTCTATCCTTCCTGTAATGACTACTCCGTCCTCCGCCACCACCTCTTCCACGTCCCCTTCCCCTCCCTCTTCCACCATTATCTCCAACACCATTCATATCTGAAGGGTTCGACTCATCTCCTATGACTTCATGTTGCTCCTCCAACTTTTGAACGGCGCCAAGAGGACGGTTACCACCACGCCCAAGCCCATGAATAGTTTCTTTTTGAGCTTGCGTGATTATTGAGGCCTGCTGTTCATCGGCAACTGCGATTGCCCCTGCTACCTTGTAACTGTAATTTTTACCATCCTTGACATAAAACTGAGGTTTCCTTCTAGAACCCCATTTGCTGTTAGCAGGGTTATGAGCAGAGCCTTGGGTTCCATCTCGAGAAGATATGCCCATACGCGATCTAACTCTATCACCTAAAGTATCAGTCTCCTCAACACTAGACTCTACAATTGTCATGCCCAGGTCATCAAACGAGTCATCATACTCATCTTCATACTCATACTGTGAAAACAAAGCTGCAGTCTTCAGCATATGCTCCCCATCTCTAGATTTGAGGGCATCATCCTCATGGTGGTCCCCTTTTGATTTTCTTACGAATCGCCCAGCCGGCGATCGCAAACTCGATGCTGAAGATGAAACTGCTTTCGGGGTTGGATTCATAGTAGCAGGCCCGACAGATGATTCTACTAGTATCCCCTTTCCCTTGTCGTTCTTGGTCGCTTTTTGAGTGGGTTTGGGAGGAAGTGTCTCCATTGAGGTGTCCAAGTTCCTCAAGTCATCATGTAATGTTCCCTCCAAAATTCTTTGGATGACTTCCTCTGGATTTTGGTCATATACCTCAAGACAAGCTAATATAAAGCCTTTTCCATAATCAGGGAAAAGGTCTCTCACTTGACTGATTTGTGATTCTGCAATTGCTACATCTTCTTCAATTTGCACAGCACCACTTCTGACCGGGTTTTGAGCACCGGGTGACCTCTTAGGTACAGTAGGAATTGGATGTGTCAAAATCCCAGCCAAATACTGGTACTGTTCATCGTCTATAAAAAGCCATCCTGTATCGAAACAGCAGATTAATTaaaaaaacttgaaaaaaaaaatatttgttgCTTTGAATCTCATTTGACTGTTATCACCATCCTAAAGGGCGATAGAGTGAAAAAATAGTAAACACTTAATCAAGATTTGATGCTTCAGAAGTGTAGTGCCCAACACTTGTTAGACTGAAAACTGGATTGACAAATTTCCACCCACAGTACACAGATTCCCATTGAAGCAACAGTGTATTATATTGTACTTTGAGAACCTCGAAGAATACATTATTATCATCATCTGTGAAGACACCTACACATGGGTCCTTTTTTACCCAACAAAAAGCACAAGGTCAAACACTCGTAATAGTGTCAGATATATACATATTGATAAAGTGCCATGATAGAATAACTCAAACTGATTCTAGATATTGCTGGGCGTTGAGTGAATCTGGTAGCCTAGACTCAACCTAGGTCTTTCAACATCCTCGGCCAGAAacaatgttcaaaattttgagaTAACTCAGGAGTGTCACAACTCATTTCCAGTTACTGCTATCTCCAGACTCCACAATTCCTGACTAGGCCACTTCTACCTTGTTCCCCCAAAAGATCGAGGTAGAAGCAAACTGAGGAAAATGTGAATCAAGAAAAGCTTCTAGATCCACAAAAGGCATCGTACAAAAgcaactaccaattcttcatccTAGCATACTGCATCTCCTCTAGAAAGAAAAGACATACCAGCTTGCTGTAGGTTCTGGATTCTGTGGAGAAGTTGAAATTTTTTATCAATATTTTGAAGATATGTACCCCTGAGGTTTTGCCATGCCGCATCTTGAGAAACAGcaattatctctctaaaacatTGAATCAGTATATCAGCCCTTATGACGGGATCCTCGACACTAGCAGGGAACATCTTCATGGCAGCTGGGAAATGAaggttatctttaaataactcaTCACCCAGGTAACAATTTTCCAACAATTTCCAACCAAGATCAACAATTCGTGCAGATAAACTTTTCAAACTAACAGAAACTTCAGAAAGCATCGAAGAAGTCATTTCTTTAGAAGCTAGTAAGAGTTGCAGCCCCTTTTGTAAAGAGGGTAGTAGTGAATCGTGCAAGGTTGCAAGAACATTgattaactccacatttccatGACTGCAAAGATAGTACAAAATCAATTAGTTGATTAAATCAAAGAATTAAAATCAAATACGGGAAAGTAACTGGTATTCAAGTAAAATACCTAGCATCAACAGGACATGATAAGAAAACAGAAGCCGGCGGGTACACAGTAATAAATGTATGCATCGATGCAACAGCATCATTTAAAAAATCCATCACCTGCCAATGTGAAACAACAAAGCACAGAATAATATTAGTCTTCAATGGTAGACCAAATTCAAATGGTTAACAATGCCAATCAAGGAGATACAACTAAAAAAGAAGACAACAAAACATGAGGCATTTAGTAGTGTCGGGAATGTCCTATCTCCAAAATTTGTGGCTTTCTATAAAACAGATACAGCGAACACAAGGAGGCAAGGTTTGACACGATGTCGACATAATTCCTACAGGATATAACAGTCAAGTGGTAGAGTTGAAGATGTGCTACGAGAAGAAATCTACAAGATGAGAGAAGGCAGTGGACAGAAGATTTATTAGCAGATCTTAAACCTTATTCAACAGAAAAGATTGGCTCTCTGGAATAACAGGAAACGTTTAAGCAGGCGGCGGATACAAAACCTACCTCTAAGTACTCTTCATGACGTTGATTGGGTCCATGATCCTCGTAGCCACTAGCTGAAATCAAAACCTGATCACAGCAAACATTAGAGCTCGAACTCCAGTGAcgagaaagaaaataaaaggataaGACAACAACAAATGATACGATACTAAATGTTTATCTGCCTTTACGCTTCTCCCATGAAATAGCCAGGTAACAGAAATAACCTATAAAAAATATCCTACAAGGGCTCCCACAAATTGCGGGATAGGGGCGGGCTGGGTTGGTTGTACGCAGCCTTATTTTTGTGTTAGCAACACAGAAAGACTAGGCTGTTTCCGGATACCTAAAATGAAATTTGCATTATGACACACTCAATAAATGCACCTTTGGTAAGGGCCATAGGTATTATGTATGCAGGCAAGAGAGCCCAACACCAAACTAATGAAGAGACTCCAGTTTTAATTTAACAAGCATGTAAATACATAAGTAGATAGATGAAAACATTTTAGTAACTCAAGCAGTAGACTCTAACTACAAAGTATAGGATGCTATGTATGTAAATATCATTGAAATACAGCAAATGAGATGTCTGGACAAAGGTTAAGTAGTTCAGTATCCATCCCTTAACAGGAAAAGGCGCAGTTTTATGGCCTGGAAAAATGTATATGACCAGAAAATGACATGCTACATTGCTACCAACAGCTAACTAAAAAAAAGCTCCATATAAATTGAATGCTTATTTCTTATTTCTCACTTGCAGGGCAATTTATAGATGACTTATGGGAAAGCCAGAACCAGAGGAAATAAAGGCAAGTTTGCTGCCATCTCTAGCTATTCATAAATAGGCCAAAGTTTTTATGTCTACAGGAACTGAAATACTGAAATATAAATCAAAAGAGGCAAAATGTAGTTTAAATACAATTAGCTGTAAACTAGCATGCTAATTGCCAATCAAGAGTGAATCATCTCCAGTTGCTAAGGAAACTCCGCGATGCAATTTCTCATTAGAGCAGATAAAAGGAGAGAAGAAAGcgagagaacttagagctagccAACAAAAACCACATGCCTTTTAACATATGTCCGTCCCAGCAAAGCTTCTATAAATACGGATACGCCCAATATATCGAAACTCATTGCCCATGGATAAAGAAAAACCGTTTCAacatcaaaaacaacaaaaactagaGCACATCATAAGGAGTTGTTGTTAGGACCCTAGACTAGACATAGATAAAAGGAGAGAATAAAGAGATACCAAAACTAGGGAAGTCACGAAAAACATAAGAGGATGACAAGATAAACGAGAACCGGCACCAAAGTCTTGGTCACAAATATTTGGCGATAAATGAAAACGGAAAACGGGAAAAACACATTCCCAAGTTTACAAgctctccatttttatttcattttcccgTTTTTTAAATTTCTCCTTGAGATAAAAGGGAAATGGAGGAAGTACA
This sequence is a window from Silene latifolia isolate original U9 population chromosome 8, ASM4854445v1, whole genome shotgun sequence. Protein-coding genes within it:
- the LOC141596915 gene encoding uncharacterized protein LOC141596915, whose amino-acid sequence is MGCLYNTSLHKYGVASITSENIIDMSNRSSDYRQEKGGSSSSNYSNHHHNNKGVYRAKTQKIFVPKTLNSQTKPQTLSSSLRNQSLPEAQGSRVHLGENGDWLSNKGNFVNYLPQDEAVAIGLAADQGGLDAVESQRVVDLLNRELARLLKLKPREFWRQVATDASLHEFLDSFLQFRNRWYDFPCHGAKGVVAGVIVGDLELSRRVFMVLYRISSHRDPSASASDSLTKKDHEVLLQNKKMLDLPKLLDICAVYGHENEELTQSLVRNAINAQPEILKGFTDMLSHFLGIVHTMYQRCRSSLEVLISASGYEDHGPNQRHEEYLEVMDFLNDAVASMHTFITVYPPASVFLSCPVDASHGNVELINVLATLHDSLLPSLQKGLQLLLASKEMTSSMLSEVSVSLKSLSARIVDLGWKLLENCYLGDELFKDNLHFPAAMKMFPASVEDPVIRADILIQCFREIIAVSQDAAWQNLRGTYLQNIDKKFQLLHRIQNLQQAGWLFIDDEQYQYLAGILTHPIPTVPKRSPGAQNPVRSGAVQIEEDVAIAESQISQVRDLFPDYGKGFILACLEVYDQNPEEVIQRILEGTLHDDLRNLDTSMETLPPKPTQKATKNDKGKGILVESSVGPATMNPTPKAVSSSASSLRSPAGRFVRKSKGDHHEDDALKSRDGEHMLKTAALFSQYEYEDEYDDSFDDLGMTIVESSVEETDTLGDRVRSRMGISSRDGTQGSAHNPANSKWGSRRKPQFYVKDGKNYSYKVAGAIAVADEQQASIITQAQKETIHGLGRGGNRPLGAVQKLEEQHEVIGDESNPSDMNGVGDNGGRGRGRGRGRGGGGGRSSHYRKDRAMKKHMAGVGGF